One segment of Mycolicibacterium baixiangningiae DNA contains the following:
- a CDS encoding acyl-CoA dehydrogenase family protein — MAEELADQPEHVADSQEFVFSDEQRQLRDAVRRFCAEHFGEQTVRTLMESDPPYDPALWGRLGTELGVLGLSVPEDDGGVGGSLVDQAVAVEEFGASLVCGPLFGTVYLAVPALVAAASGPARDGLLADLVEGTRTAAFAPSADRVTADGDALTGELGPVVDAGAADVLLVAATGDNGVGLYAVDATASGVERTPLVTLDLTRPQAAVTLSGAPATLIAGPEEAGRVISHALHVGSALLAVEQVGAAQHLLDLAVDYAKSRLQFGRPIGSFQAVKHRLADMLVDAEHARSTAYHAVWALSDGSDDAELATAIAQAVCSAALSRIAVDTIQVLGGIGFTWEHQAHLYFKRATTDAALLGTAEEHRARVADLVLDTASPERVPKVAAGFPG; from the coding sequence GTGGCTGAGGAGCTTGCGGATCAGCCCGAACATGTGGCTGATTCCCAGGAGTTCGTGTTCTCCGATGAGCAGCGACAACTGCGCGATGCGGTGCGCCGGTTCTGCGCCGAACACTTCGGCGAGCAGACCGTCCGCACGCTCATGGAATCCGACCCGCCGTACGACCCCGCATTGTGGGGCCGACTCGGCACCGAACTCGGGGTGCTCGGGCTGTCGGTACCCGAGGACGACGGCGGTGTCGGCGGCAGTCTCGTCGACCAGGCCGTCGCTGTCGAGGAGTTCGGTGCGTCCCTGGTGTGCGGACCGCTGTTCGGGACGGTGTACCTCGCGGTGCCGGCCCTGGTCGCCGCGGCGTCCGGACCGGCGCGTGACGGTCTGCTGGCCGACCTCGTCGAGGGGACCCGCACCGCGGCCTTCGCGCCGAGCGCGGACCGCGTCACGGCCGATGGGGACGCGCTGACCGGTGAGCTGGGGCCCGTGGTGGACGCCGGCGCGGCTGACGTCCTGCTGGTCGCGGCCACCGGCGACAACGGGGTCGGCCTGTACGCCGTCGACGCCACCGCCTCGGGGGTGGAGCGCACACCCCTGGTCACCCTCGACCTGACCCGCCCGCAGGCCGCCGTCACCCTCTCGGGTGCGCCCGCGACGCTGATCGCGGGGCCCGAGGAGGCAGGCCGGGTGATTTCACATGCGCTGCACGTGGGTTCGGCGCTGCTGGCCGTCGAACAGGTGGGCGCGGCACAGCATCTGCTCGACCTCGCCGTCGACTATGCGAAGTCCCGTCTGCAGTTCGGCCGTCCCATCGGATCGTTCCAGGCCGTCAAACACCGGCTGGCTGACATGCTGGTCGACGCCGAACACGCCCGGTCGACGGCGTATCACGCGGTGTGGGCGCTGAGCGACGGCTCCGACGACGCCGAACTCGCCACGGCGATCGCGCAGGCGGTGTGCTCGGCCGCGCTCAGCCGCATCGCCGTCGACACCATCCAGGTGCTGGGCGGCATCGGCTTCACCTGGGAACACCAGGCGCACCTCTACTTCAAACGGGCCACCACCGACGCGGCGCTGCTGGGCACCGCCGAGGAGCACCGGGCACGGGTCGCCGACCTGGTGCTCGACACCGCGTCGCCCGAGCGGGTTCCCAAGGTGGCAGCCGGCTTCCCCGGCTGA
- a CDS encoding GTP cyclohydrolase II: MSADPGAAAARPGSGHIRLTSHSGSIGTPVIRWGASTAAERGPVVGTTANRAHRNVIGTHSGSYSVYRALAVAAGALKREHRADLTDTSPTDTVGPYPQWSDPAAIVSMDPWGAGIAEVFTTELAAGLDIRPTIAITKAHVILPEITDAIAKGRLVPDGRFLLGSGAALVTKAAVEPVWWLPGVAQRFGCSETDLRRVLFEETGGMYPELVTRSDLEVFLPPIGGQTVYIFGSAGDLADPSVELTARVHDECNGSDVFGSDICTCRPYLTHAIEECIRGAQNGGVGLVAYSRKEGRALGEVTKFLVYNARKRQVGGDTADQYFARTECVAGVQDMRFQELMPDVLHWFGIRKIHRLVSMSNMKYDAITGSGIEVGQRVNIPDELVPPDARVEIDAKMAAGYFTPGPVPDAEQLKQVKGRGLQR, from the coding sequence ATGTCGGCTGATCCCGGTGCGGCCGCGGCCAGACCCGGGAGTGGTCACATCCGGCTGACGTCGCACAGCGGCAGCATCGGCACGCCGGTGATCCGTTGGGGCGCGTCCACCGCGGCAGAACGCGGTCCGGTGGTGGGCACCACCGCCAACCGCGCGCACCGCAACGTCATCGGCACCCACAGCGGGTCGTACAGCGTCTACCGGGCATTGGCCGTCGCGGCGGGTGCGCTCAAGCGTGAGCACCGCGCCGACCTCACCGACACCTCCCCCACCGACACCGTTGGCCCGTACCCGCAGTGGAGCGATCCCGCCGCGATCGTCAGCATGGACCCGTGGGGCGCCGGCATCGCCGAGGTGTTCACCACGGAACTGGCTGCCGGCCTAGACATCCGACCAACGATCGCGATCACCAAGGCGCACGTGATCCTGCCCGAGATCACCGACGCGATCGCCAAGGGGCGGCTGGTTCCCGACGGGCGCTTCCTGCTGGGCAGCGGAGCGGCGCTGGTGACCAAGGCGGCCGTGGAACCCGTCTGGTGGCTGCCGGGGGTGGCACAGCGGTTCGGGTGCAGCGAAACCGATCTGCGTCGCGTGCTGTTCGAGGAGACCGGCGGGATGTATCCGGAGCTGGTGACCCGTTCCGACCTCGAGGTGTTCCTGCCGCCGATCGGCGGTCAGACCGTCTACATCTTCGGCAGCGCAGGCGATCTCGCCGATCCGTCGGTCGAGCTGACCGCCCGGGTGCACGACGAGTGCAACGGTTCGGATGTGTTCGGGTCCGACATCTGCACGTGCAGGCCCTATCTCACCCACGCGATCGAGGAATGCATCCGTGGAGCGCAGAACGGCGGCGTCGGATTGGTCGCCTACTCCCGCAAAGAGGGTCGCGCATTGGGCGAGGTGACGAAGTTCCTGGTGTACAACGCCCGTAAGCGTCAGGTCGGCGGCGACACCGCCGACCAGTACTTCGCCCGCACGGAATGCGTGGCCGGCGTCCAGGACATGCGGTTCCAGGAACTGATGCCCGACGTGCTGCACTGGTTCGGGATCCGCAAGATCCACCGGCTGGTGTCGATGAGCAACATGAAGTACGACGCGATCACCGGCTCGGGAATCGAAGTGGGACAACGGGTCAACATCCCCGACGAACTGGTGCCACCCGACGCGCGCGTGGAGATCGACGCGAAGATGGCGGCCGGGTACTTCACGCCGGGGCCGGTGCCCGACGCCGAGCAGCTCAAGCAGGTCAAGGGCCGCGGACTGCAGCGATGA
- a CDS encoding URC4/urg3 family protein: MTQALVDTAEGAATALRSTDAVRDRAGRLLRRARAGESAWFTVCDDALDAAAGVVADLTRTRYPDLEIPFHSRWRHFEAGGVDRAAGLQTSPQAMIDLAVVSVLLDAGAGADWSYREDSTGQRFSRSEGLAVASWHAFADGVFSSDPGDPLRVDAAGLQALTADRLGAAFQVAADNPLVGLDGRVELLHRLSGALTAQVFGGRPGGLFDALTASAQAVHAHDILAVLLDTLSPIWLSGNEIDGHPLGDCWRHAAVVGDGLTDGWVPFHKLSQWLTYSLLEPFEWAGVEVAGVDALTGLPEYRNGGLLLDTGVLRLRAPEFADRTWQVGDELVVEWRALTVALLDELAPLVCTRLGAEMPLACVLEGGTWAAGRALAQQTRGGLPPLSIASDGTVF; encoded by the coding sequence ATGACGCAAGCCCTCGTCGACACCGCCGAAGGTGCGGCTACCGCGCTGCGCTCCACCGACGCCGTCCGCGACCGCGCCGGGCGACTGCTGCGGCGCGCCAGGGCGGGCGAGTCGGCATGGTTCACCGTCTGCGACGACGCCCTCGACGCGGCGGCGGGCGTCGTCGCCGACCTGACCCGCACCCGGTATCCGGACCTCGAGATCCCGTTCCACAGCCGGTGGCGGCATTTCGAGGCCGGCGGGGTGGACCGTGCCGCCGGGCTTCAGACAAGCCCCCAGGCGATGATCGACCTCGCGGTGGTCAGCGTGCTGCTCGACGCTGGCGCCGGCGCGGACTGGAGCTATCGGGAAGACTCGACGGGTCAACGGTTTTCGCGCTCGGAAGGTCTGGCCGTCGCGAGTTGGCACGCGTTCGCCGACGGGGTGTTCTCGTCGGATCCGGGTGATCCGCTGCGTGTCGACGCCGCCGGCCTGCAGGCGTTGACCGCCGACCGGTTGGGCGCGGCGTTCCAGGTCGCCGCCGACAACCCGCTGGTGGGGCTCGACGGCCGGGTGGAACTGCTGCACCGCCTCAGCGGCGCATTGACCGCGCAGGTGTTCGGCGGTCGGCCGGGCGGGCTGTTCGATGCGCTCACCGCATCGGCGCAGGCGGTACACGCCCACGACATCCTCGCGGTGCTGCTCGACACGCTGTCACCGATTTGGCTGAGCGGCAACGAGATCGACGGTCATCCGCTGGGTGACTGCTGGCGACATGCGGCGGTGGTCGGTGACGGTCTCACCGACGGGTGGGTGCCGTTCCACAAACTCTCGCAGTGGCTGACGTACTCGCTGCTCGAGCCGTTCGAATGGGCGGGGGTGGAGGTGGCCGGTGTCGACGCGCTCACCGGCCTGCCCGAGTACCGCAACGGCGGGTTGCTGCTCGACACCGGTGTGCTTCGACTGCGCGCACCCGAATTCGCCGACCGCACATGGCAGGTCGGTGACGAACTCGTGGTCGAGTGGCGGGCGCTGACCGTGGCGTTACTCGACGAGCTCGCCCCGCTGGTGTGCACGCGACTCGGCGCCGAGATGCCGCTGGCCTGCGTCCTGGAAGGCGGGACGTGGGCCGCGGGTCGCGCATTGGCCCAGCAGACCCGGGGCGGGTTGCCGCCGCTGAGCATCGCCAGCGACGGCACCGTCTTCTGA